The Solibacillus daqui genome has a segment encoding these proteins:
- a CDS encoding DUF4003 family protein yields MDKNHFITSLQQNYERMSLFFSADITPAIKVPLAVQYTFSRETFHGIQFEAQMKNLQRKAVKQSLIEFFSTVSTKSVLSYKVAAHLILHDQTEQEIQRIAQNERYLEAAGFASSTYQSIAALFLIDEAHAKRAKQLHSEMKKKHQFLTGKDDIPYAVLLTREQADAKLQGQTMRRYYDALIQQDFKRGDALQAMSQLLTMYDVQFEPLLIDYVVAIRAHLKRENVKVRRNFYPFIAMLALTRANEDVLSDVMMLHNELKQLSLFALEPSLALMTATQFVLQHLIENDQLQQFNDSLLFLQALNMSNFLHDAGFTLAFDIFDLFI; encoded by the coding sequence ATGGACAAGAATCATTTTATAACAAGCCTTCAGCAAAACTATGAAAGAATGTCACTATTTTTTAGTGCAGACATAACACCTGCCATAAAAGTGCCGCTAGCCGTGCAATATACATTTTCACGTGAAACGTTTCATGGTATACAATTTGAAGCACAAATGAAAAACTTGCAACGAAAAGCTGTAAAACAATCGCTAATCGAATTCTTTTCTACTGTATCGACTAAATCGGTTCTAAGCTATAAAGTAGCGGCGCATCTGATTTTACATGATCAAACCGAACAAGAAATCCAGCGTATAGCGCAAAATGAGCGTTATCTTGAAGCAGCGGGTTTTGCAAGCAGCACCTATCAATCCATTGCCGCGCTATTTTTAATCGATGAAGCACATGCTAAGCGTGCCAAGCAGTTACATAGTGAGATGAAAAAGAAACATCAATTTTTGACTGGTAAAGATGATATTCCGTATGCAGTTTTATTAACGAGAGAGCAAGCAGACGCTAAGTTACAAGGTCAGACGATGCGTCGTTATTATGATGCGCTTATACAACAAGATTTTAAGCGCGGTGATGCACTACAAGCGATGTCACAGCTATTAACGATGTATGATGTACAGTTTGAGCCATTGTTAATAGACTATGTTGTTGCGATTCGAGCACATTTAAAAAGGGAAAACGTAAAGGTGCGACGTAATTTTTATCCATTTATTGCGATGCTTGCACTGACACGCGCGAATGAGGATGTGCTTAGTGATGTTATGATGTTGCATAATGAACTGAAGCAGCTGAGCCTGTTTGCGTTAGAGCCCTCGCTTGCTTTGATGACGGCAACACAATTTGTGCTACAGCACTTGATTGAAAATGATCAGCTTCAACAATTCAATGACAGCTTATTATTTTTACAGGCATTAAATATGAGTAATTTTTTACATGATGCAGGCTTTACGTTAGCATTTGATATTTTTGATTTATTCATTTAA
- a CDS encoding DUF779 domain-containing protein, with protein sequence MVERVIATEEALQLIDKLKVRHGPIMFHQSGGCCDGSSPMCYPDGDLIVGKQDILLGHLGGSPFYMHKNQYDYWKHTQIIIDVVDGRGGMFSLEGVEGKRFLSRSRAFSKEELEQLSS encoded by the coding sequence TTGGTTGAACGTGTTATCGCAACCGAAGAAGCATTGCAGCTAATCGACAAGTTAAAAGTTCGTCATGGTCCCATTATGTTTCATCAATCAGGTGGCTGTTGTGATGGATCGTCACCGATGTGTTATCCTGATGGGGATTTAATTGTTGGAAAACAAGATATTTTGTTAGGCCATCTTGGTGGAAGCCCATTTTATATGCACAAAAATCAATATGATTATTGGAAACATACACAAATTATTATTGATGTTGTGGATGGAAGAGGCGGGATGTTTTCACTTGAAGGTGTGGAAGGGAAGCGTTTTTTATCTAGATCTCGGGCATTTTCTAAAGAAGAGCTAGAGCAACTTTCATCGTAA
- the adh gene encoding aldehyde dehydrogenase: MTGVYANPNTDGALVHFKERYDNFIGGEWIAPANGEYFDNVTPVTGKVFTQIARSTEADIELALDAAHAAKDAWGTTSVTERSNILLKIADRIEQNLEMLAVAETWDNGKAVRETLNADLPLAIDHFRYFAGALRAQEGSLSQVDENTVAYHFHEPIGVIGQIIPWNFPLLMAVWKLAPALAAGNCVVLKPAEQTPASILVLAELIGDLLPPGVLNIVNGFGLEAGKPLASSPRIGKIAFTGETTTGRLIMQYASQNLIPVTLELGGKSPNIFFEDIMDADDAFLDKAVEGFVLFALNQGEVCTCPSRALIQESIYDKFMERVLKRVEAIQVGNPLDPNTMMGAQASSEQMEKIQSYLQIGKEEGAECLSGGEKNDLGGEFAEGYYIKPTVFKGHNKMRIFQEEIFGPVVAVTTFKTKEEALEIANDTLYGLGAGVWTRDMNTAYRFGRGIEAGRVWTNCYHAYPAHAAFGGYKMSGVGRENHKMMLSHYQQTKNLLVSYDENRLGFF; the protein is encoded by the coding sequence ATGACAGGAGTTTATGCAAATCCAAATACGGATGGTGCACTTGTACATTTTAAGGAACGCTATGACAATTTTATTGGTGGCGAATGGATTGCACCGGCAAATGGTGAATACTTTGACAACGTTACACCAGTAACAGGTAAAGTATTTACACAAATTGCCCGTTCTACAGAAGCAGATATTGAATTAGCTTTAGATGCGGCTCATGCGGCTAAAGATGCTTGGGGCACAACGTCGGTCACAGAGCGAAGTAATATTTTGTTAAAAATTGCAGATCGCATCGAACAGAACTTAGAAATGTTAGCTGTTGCAGAAACTTGGGACAATGGTAAAGCTGTGCGTGAAACATTAAATGCCGATCTGCCACTTGCGATTGATCACTTCCGTTATTTTGCTGGTGCATTAAGAGCACAAGAAGGTTCTCTTAGCCAAGTAGATGAAAATACAGTTGCTTATCATTTCCATGAACCAATTGGAGTAATAGGGCAAATTATTCCTTGGAATTTCCCATTGCTAATGGCGGTATGGAAACTAGCACCTGCACTTGCTGCTGGAAACTGTGTTGTTCTTAAACCGGCTGAGCAAACACCAGCATCAATTTTAGTACTAGCTGAGTTAATTGGAGATTTATTACCTCCTGGAGTATTAAATATTGTAAATGGTTTTGGCTTAGAAGCAGGAAAGCCGTTAGCATCGAGCCCACGTATCGGTAAAATTGCCTTTACTGGTGAAACGACAACAGGTCGCTTAATTATGCAATACGCATCACAAAATTTAATTCCTGTAACATTAGAGCTTGGTGGGAAATCACCTAATATATTCTTTGAAGATATAATGGATGCAGATGATGCATTTTTAGATAAGGCAGTAGAAGGCTTTGTATTATTTGCCCTTAATCAGGGGGAAGTATGTACATGTCCATCTCGAGCGCTTATTCAAGAATCAATTTATGATAAATTTATGGAACGAGTATTAAAGCGTGTAGAAGCGATTCAAGTAGGAAACCCACTTGATCCAAATACAATGATGGGTGCACAAGCTTCGTCTGAGCAAATGGAAAAAATCCAATCTTATTTACAAATTGGGAAAGAAGAAGGCGCAGAATGCTTAAGTGGTGGTGAGAAAAATGATCTTGGCGGCGAGTTCGCAGAAGGTTATTACATTAAGCCAACAGTATTCAAAGGACATAACAAAATGCGTATTTTCCAAGAAGAAATTTTTGGTCCAGTAGTAGCTGTTACAACATTTAAAACAAAAGAAGAAGCGCTTGAAATTGCGAACGATACATTATACGGCTTAGGCGCTGGTGTTTGGACGCGCGATATGAATACAGCGTATCGCTTCGGACGTGGTATTGAAGCGGGTCGTGTTTGGACAAACTGCTACCATGCCTACCCAGCACACGCAGCGTTTGGTGGCTACAAAATGTCTGGTGTTGGACGTGAGAATCATAAGATGATGCTTAGTCATTACCAACAAACGAAAAACTTATTAGTAAGCTATGATGAAAACCGCTTAGGCTTCTTCTAA